TGGCGGCGGCAAGCTATCGCATTCCGGCCTGGCGGCCATGGCGCGGACCGGCGCTGGCGCTGGCGGCAACCTGCCTGACGGGGCAGGTGCTGGTGAATCAACTGAAGCACTACACGACGCTGCCCCGTCCTTATGATCTGGACTCCCTGGGCGGCTATACCCCTTACCCGTCGTTCTGGTGGACCTGGGTGCGGGCTGCGGGGGGCGGCGCTTTACCCAGCGGTCATGCTGGCGCGGGCTATTCGATGTTGACCCTGTATTTCGTGGGCTGGGCGCTGGGGCGTCCGGCGTGGCGCTGGTGGGGGCTGGCAGCGGGTATCGCGGGGGGAGTGGGTTTTTCCACGGTGCGTATCCTGCAAGGCGCCCATTTTCTCAGCCAGACGCTTTGGTCCGCTACCTTGAT
The sequence above is drawn from the Achromobacter xylosoxidans genome and encodes:
- a CDS encoding phosphatase PAP2 family protein, whose translation is MPPLSPPALRKPTPASYLLSHVFAITLALACLAWWANVSGLDMRIARALFDPALDDFPLRLNRWLDLIGHRMVLALPIGIGLAAVGVAAASYRIPAWRPWRGPALALAATCLTGQVLVNQLKHYTTLPRPYDLDSLGGYTPYPSFWWTWVRAAGGGALPSGHAGAGYSMLTLYFVGWALGRPAWRWWGLAAGIAGGVGFSTVRILQGAHFLSQTLWSATLMWFLAALFFYPLIVARPAAAGLNR